The Deltaproteobacteria bacterium genome includes the window CCCGCCTTTTGGGGCATGGCACCACGAAGCATGAAAATAGGCTCCTTGGAAGACGGATACTATTTTCATATTAAAAGCCCATTGGTATTTTCATATAATCAAACCGAGTTATTCTGTCAAGAAAAAGTTGACAGACCCCTCCATTTCTGTTAGAAAGGAAGTGTCTATAAATATTTCAGGAGGTTATCGTCACGGGACCTCTTACTACCCACAGCATTTGGAGTATCCTTCCCTGGGATGTACCCTGGGATGTAGGGCATGCCTTTTTTCTCGGCCTGACTTATCTGGTCATGGGTATTCTCGGGGTGACCCTGGGCCTCGCGGCATTAAGAACCCGGCGGTCTCTGAGAAAACCCCATCAGTAGACATTTAAAAGCAGCCTGGCTTGAAAAAACCAGGAGAGCAACCCATAAAAATCAAACAAGGAGATCCGATGTTCGGTTTAGGAACACAAGAATTGATAATAATTTTGGGCATCGCCATGTTCATCTTCGGGGCCAAAAAATTGCCTGAAATCGGCAAGGGACTGGGGAAAAGTATCCGGGAATTTAAAAGCAGTATCAGTGGGGAGGGGGAAAAAGAAGATCCCGCCAACCCTAAAGAAATCAACAAGGATTCCAAAGGATCGACCCCATAAACCCGTTAGCGATCTGTTTGAATAGACCATTCCCCCTGCTTCGCTCAGGTTACGATGACTCCTCAAATTCCTTTGTTCTGGCCCATAATACTTGCCATTCATCAAGAGAGAGGGAGAAAGCACCCTTATCCTTGAAATGCGGTTCGGTCATCATAGATCGAAAACGCCTTAAAAATTTTTGATTAGTTTTTCGCAGGGCGTTTTCCGCCGGGACCCCCAAGAATCGTCCCACGTTAACCAGGGTGAACAACAGATCCCCCAACTCTTCTCCTGCCGCTGTCAAATCTTTTTCCCCGATGGCCTCTTCCAATTCCTTCAATTCCTCTCGAACCTTTTCCAGGACACCATTAATATGAGGCCATTCAAACCCCAAACCGGCGGCCCTTTGAGAAATCCGATGGGCCTTCAGTAAAGAAGGCACATCAACCGGAATGGACTCAAAGGGATCCTGCCCTTCTTTCTCCCCGGCCTTGATATTTTGCCAGCCTTGCACGACCTGTTCGGCATTTTCCCAATTTTTATCTCCGAAGATATGGGGATGACGGCGCACCATCTTCTGATAAATGGTATCTATGACCTGGTCCAAATCAAAATCTCCCTGCTCTTCAAAAACCCTGCTCAGGAAAACGATCTGGAACAGGAGGTCCCCCAATTCTTCTTTGACTTCCGCCTGGTCCTTCCGGTCCAGGGCATCGGCCAGTTCATAGGCTTCCTCCAGCAGATAGATCTTAAGGGTCTCGGCACTTTGTTTCCGGTCCCAGGGACAACCGTTTTCACCTCGCAACCGATCCATGAGTTCTCTGAGATCCTTTAGGGTTTTCAAACTCTCGGCCTGTTTATTCATCCCCGGGAACCTTTTGCATTTTTTTGATGGTTCTTTTTTTGCCGGTCCAATATTCCTGAAGCTCCTTTTTTTTATTCATATAGTCATTTTTTATCTTAAACGGAATCAAGAGGGCCAATTTTTCATTAACCGTCTGGATGGCAGGAAAAAAACGGGAATCTTTGACTAAAGGAGAACTTTTCGGGCTAAAAAGGGTAAGGAGTGTAACCAGGAAAAAGACAATGACCGCCCCTTTGATCAGACCGAAGAGGCCTCCCAAAACCCGGTCCAACCACCCTAACAAAGCCAGGTGGACCGCCTTTCTGATTATAATAGCAAAAAAATGAAACAAAAAAAAACTGAGGACAAAGATTAAAATAAAGCAAAAAATCCCTGCCAGGAGGCTATGATGGGGATAGTAACGGCTCAGCCAGGAGGCCAGTTCTTTATAATAGAAGGAGGCCAGAAAAAAGCTGGCGATGATCCCGAAAAGGGTGGCTGCTTCTTGTATAATCCCTCTGAAAAAACCCCGGAAGGTGGTCAGGGCGACAATAATAAGGATCCCGATGTCCAGAATGTTCATGACGCTGTAATAAATTCTGCTAAGCTTATTCTAAGGGTTTAATCTTTAAGATAAACACCATCATAGGTTACGGGTTACGGGTTACGGGTTACGGGTTACGGGTTAAGAAAGTATAGTTTCCTCTGATGACTCGTAACCCGCAACCCGCAACTCGCAACAGATAATTTTCATTTATCTTTGGTACTTTGGTAGCAGAGGACCGGGAATTAGTCAAGGGAATAGAAAAATGGAAAAAAATCCCCCTTTATGGAAAATATGATATAATACCTTATTAATTTTATGGGAAGGAACTCACCAAACCACCTTGGATTTTGAACCCACAGAAGACCAAACCCAGGAGCGGATGAGCTTTGACAATAATCAATTGGCTCAAAGCCTGTTCGGGGAACATAACCAGCACATCCGATTGGTGGAACAACGGCTGGGGCTTCGGATTTCCACCAAAGGGAATACCCTCCAGATCCGGGGGGAAGAGCCTGATGTCTTTTTAGCCCGCAGACTATTTTCCGAATTGTATGGGCTCTTAAAAAAAGGGTATCCCCTTTATGACAATGATATCGATTTTGCGATCCGTTTTCTCAAGGAGAATCATGAGGCCGGCCTCCAGGAAGTTTTTTTGGATGCGGTTTATGTGACCTCCCAGAAACGGGTTATTACCCCCAAGACGCAAAACCAGAAGGAATATATTGAAGCCATCCGGAAATATGACATCGTTTTCGGTATCGGCCCGGCCGGCACCGGCAAAACCTATCTGGCCATGTCCATGGCCATTTCCGCTCTGATGAAAAATGAGGTGATCCGTATCGTACTGGCCCGCCCGGCGGTTGAGGCCGGGGAGAAGTTGGGGTTTCTTCCCGGGGATCTTTATGAAAAAGTAAATCCCTATCTTCGCCCTTTATATGACGCCCTGCATGACATGATGAATTTTGAGAAGGCCACCAAGTTGGTTCAACGGGGAATTATCGAAGTAGCCCCTTTGGCCTTTATGCGCGGCCGGACACTGAACGATTCGTTTGTCATATTGGATGAGGCCCAAAACACGACCTCGGAACAGATGAAGATGTTTTTAACCCGGTTAGGTTTCAGCTCCAAGGCTGTTATCACCGGGGATATCACTCAGATCGACCTGCCGGAAGGCAAGACCTCGGGATTGGTCGAGGCCCAACAACTCCTCGTTGGGGTGGAGGATATCGCCTTTATCTATTTCAGCAAAAAAGATGTCATTCGCCATCCTCTGGTCCAGAAAATTATCAAGGCCTACGAAGAACTGGAGGAGAAAAGACGGATCCTGAAGGAACGCCTTTAAAAAATCCTCATGGAAAAATCCGAAAAAGACCTCAAGAAAAAACCCTCCAGGATTTCCCGGTTAGGGGAGACCAAAAAAGTTACTCTAAAGGAGACTCTGAATAAATCCTGGAAATATTTTCTTTCCCTGCTTCAGGAAAAATTCTTTCTCCTGTTTCTGCTTTGTCTGTTTATTATTTTGATCAACGCCCCCAGTCTCTTTATCCCTTCAAAAACCTACCGGCTGGGTGAGGTGGCCGACTTCGATATCAAGGCCTCTCAAGATATCCTGATGGAAGACAAGATCGCCACCGATCTGAGAAGACAGGAAATCAGAGAATCGTTGTTGTCCGTTTATGATTTTAATGAGAAGACCGGTTCGGAGTTACAAAGCAAGATTCACCTGGGGTTTGAAACCCTGAGAGAAGATTTAAAGAAACAAATACCCGGATCCGAGGGAAAAGGGAAAAAAGAACGACTCCAATTAGAAAAAATCTGGGGGATCGAGCTGACACCGGTTGAGCTGGACGCCTTAATAAAAGAACGTTTTTCGGAATCCTTCGAGATCGGCCTGATTCAATTGGTTCAATCGGTGCTGACCGTCGGGGTGGTGAGCAGCAAGCTGGCCCTGATGAATGAACAGGGGAAAGGGATTATCGTTCGGAAATTACCTTCAAAACAGGAATTTCAAATTCATGAGATCGAACGTTTTCCGGACCTGGATGAGGCCCGGGATCGCATAGAAAAAAGGGCGGCCTTTCTTCTGGTGGGCAAAAAAAGGGCCTTGCGTCCGGTGACGGTCGGTTTGGCCCAAAAACTGATCGTTCCCAATTTATTTTTTAATAAAACAGAAACCGAGGAGCGTATCAACAGGGCGGTCGCCAAGATCCGCCCTGTTTTTTTCCAGATAAAAAAAGGGGATGTTCTGGTTCGGGAAGGGGAAAGGATTTCGGAGGCTCAACTGACCAAGATCCGGATGGGGACGCAAACCATGAAAGGGGTTGAAGCCCTGTTGAACTCCCTGGGTCTGGCCCTGATCTGGGGTTTGTTCATCTATATGGTTTATCTGGCTGCCACCCAGGGCGGTCTGGTTCTTTCCGGGGATCTTAAAGATCTGATCTTTTTAACTTCTTTATTAGCCATATCTTTTCTCGGTATCCGGACCGCTGATTTTTTGGCCCGTATATTGGCGGCTGGTTTCCCCTGGCTCAGTCCTTATGGGGTCCTTTTAGCCATGCCGATAGCCGCTGCTTCGATGATGACCAGTCTGGTCTTAGGTCCCTGGCCGGCCCTCTTGTTCGGTCTGGTGCAAGCCTTTTTGGCGATTTTATTCTGGGAAGGGAATCCTGAACTGGCCCTCTATTTTGCCGTTGCCGGACTCTGGTCCTCACAGGCCCGGCGCATCTGCAATACCCGCTGGGACCTGATACGGATGGGGTTTATCCTGGGCCTGATTAATATGGCCGGCGTT containing:
- a CDS encoding twin-arginine translocase TatA/TatE family subunit translates to MFGLGTQELIIILGIAMFIFGAKKLPEIGKGLGKSIREFKSSISGEGEKEDPANPKEINKDSKGSTP
- the mazG gene encoding nucleoside triphosphate pyrophosphohydrolase → MNKQAESLKTLKDLRELMDRLRGENGCPWDRKQSAETLKIYLLEEAYELADALDRKDQAEVKEELGDLLFQIVFLSRVFEEQGDFDLDQVIDTIYQKMVRRHPHIFGDKNWENAEQVVQGWQNIKAGEKEGQDPFESIPVDVPSLLKAHRISQRAAGLGFEWPHINGVLEKVREELKELEEAIGEKDLTAAGEELGDLLFTLVNVGRFLGVPAENALRKTNQKFLRRFRSMMTEPHFKDKGAFSLSLDEWQVLWARTKEFEESS
- a CDS encoding CvpA family protein codes for the protein MNILDIGILIIVALTTFRGFFRGIIQEAATLFGIIASFFLASFYYKELASWLSRYYPHHSLLAGIFCFILIFVLSFFLFHFFAIIIRKAVHLALLGWLDRVLGGLFGLIKGAVIVFFLVTLLTLFSPKSSPLVKDSRFFPAIQTVNEKLALLIPFKIKNDYMNKKKELQEYWTGKKRTIKKMQKVPGDE
- a CDS encoding PhoH family protein, producing MSFDNNQLAQSLFGEHNQHIRLVEQRLGLRISTKGNTLQIRGEEPDVFLARRLFSELYGLLKKGYPLYDNDIDFAIRFLKENHEAGLQEVFLDAVYVTSQKRVITPKTQNQKEYIEAIRKYDIVFGIGPAGTGKTYLAMSMAISALMKNEVIRIVLARPAVEAGEKLGFLPGDLYEKVNPYLRPLYDALHDMMNFEKATKLVQRGIIEVAPLAFMRGRTLNDSFVILDEAQNTTSEQMKMFLTRLGFSSKAVITGDITQIDLPEGKTSGLVEAQQLLVGVEDIAFIYFSKKDVIRHPLVQKIIKAYEELEEKRRILKERL
- a CDS encoding HDIG domain-containing protein, which gives rise to MEKSEKDLKKKPSRISRLGETKKVTLKETLNKSWKYFLSLLQEKFFLLFLLCLFIILINAPSLFIPSKTYRLGEVADFDIKASQDILMEDKIATDLRRQEIRESLLSVYDFNEKTGSELQSKIHLGFETLREDLKKQIPGSEGKGKKERLQLEKIWGIELTPVELDALIKERFSESFEIGLIQLVQSVLTVGVVSSKLALMNEQGKGIIVRKLPSKQEFQIHEIERFPDLDEARDRIEKRAAFLLVGKKRALRPVTVGLAQKLIVPNLFFNKTETEERINRAVAKIRPVFFQIKKGDVLVREGERISEAQLTKIRMGTQTMKGVEALLNSLGLALIWGLFIYMVYLAATQGGLVLSGDLKDLIFLTSLLAISFLGIRTADFLARILAAGFPWLSPYGVLLAMPIAAASMMTSLVLGPWPALLFGLVQAFLAILFWEGNPELALYFAVAGLWSSQARRICNTRWDLIRMGFILGLINMAGVLALQLIHGKLIHIETPVNLFFGFSGGIVTGIVVTGFSPLIEKIFGYTTDMKLMERANMDQPLLRELMVRAPGTYHHSIIVGNMVEAAAEAIGANALLARVSAYYHDIGKIQKPLYFIENQTGYENKHEKLAPSMSSLILIGHVKDGVELAFQEKLEAPIVEIISQHHGTGLISFFYQKAVEIKGGDVSQVSMEDFRYPGPKPQTREAGLVMLADSIEAASRTLVDPAPARIQGLVQKIIQNAISDGQLDECDLTLKDLSLIAVSFNKILNGIFHHRIEYPGSPVKGGTTRKKTDGTTDKQSTEFDRPGRDPENLPPDLRLLGNP